DNA sequence from the Halobacterium sp. DL1 genome:
GGCTGCTCGACGTTCCTCGTCCCGAAGGACACCGACGGCGTCGACGTCGTTCGTGACATCCCGCACGTCGGCGGCAGCGTCGCCGGCGTGAGCCACGCGGAGATAACATTCGACGGCGTCCGGGTCCCCGAGGAGAACCTGCTCGGCGACCTGCACGAGGGCTTCCAGAACGTCCAGTTGCGTCTCGGCCCCGCTCGGCTCACCCACTGCATGCGGTACACGGGGATGGGCCAGCGGTCCCTGGACATCGCGAAAGCGTACGCGTCCGAACGGCAGGCCTTCGACGGGCCGCTCTCGGAGAAACAGGACCTCCGCTACCGGGTCGCCGACGCGGAGACGCGCCTCCACGCCGTCCGCACGATGGTCCGGCACGCCGCCGAACGCATCGCCGAGGGCGAACAGGCCCGCGTCCCGGTGTCGATGTGCAAGGTGTTCGCCGCGAACACCGTCCAGGACGCCATCGACCTGTCGCTGCAGGTCTGTGGCGGCAACGGCATCGGGAAGGACCTCCCCATCGCGGACTTCTACGAGAACGTCCGGCAGTTCCGCATCATCGACGGCGCCGACGAGGTCCACAAGCGCGTCATCGCCAGGGACGCCTTCGACGATGTCGATTCGTGGGAGCTAGAGGGCGTCACGCGGTACGGCGACCCGGTGACACGGCGGTAGCCGCTACAGTCGCGAGACGAGGACGTCGGCGTCCTCGATGGCCTCGATGACGTACTCGGCGAACTGTGCGGCGGTGACGCCGTCGACGAGGCGGTGGTCAAAGGAGAGGGTCAGCGGCAACACCTTCCTGACCTCCATCTCGGTGTCGTCGACGGCGACGGGCTTGTTCTGGATGCGACTCATCCCCAGGATGGCCACCTCGGGGTGGCGGATGATTGGCGTGCCGAACGTCCCGTGTTCGCTGTGACTACCCGTGTTCGTGACGGTGAACGTCCCCCCACGGAGGTCGCTGGCGTCCACCGAGCGCTCGCGGGTCCGTTCGGCCAGGTCGCCGAGTTCGGTGCTCAGTTCCGCTACCGACTTCCGGTCGACGTCGTGGACGACGGGCACCATGAGGCCGTCGTCGGTGTGGGTCGCGACGCCGAGGTTGTAGTAGCGCTTCTCGACGATCTCCCCGGCCTCGTCGTCGATAGTGGCGTTCAGCGTCGGGAACTCCTGGAGCGCGGGGACGACGGCCTTCATCACGAGCGCGGTGTAGGAGACAGGTGCGTCCAGTTTCTCGTCGAGGCGCTCCTTCAGCGCGACGAGTTCGGTGGCGTCCGCCTCGAAGCCGGAGGTGACGTGGGGAATCGTCTGCTTGGACTCCACCATGTTCTCCGCGATGGTCTCCCGGAGACCGCTCAGCGGCCGCCGGACGACCTCACCGTGCGCGTCGGCGTCCTCGCCCTCGGCCTCGCTCGCTGCTGCTCCGCTCGACGGGGGCGCGGGCTGGCCGGCCTCACTGCCCGTCTCCGTGGTCGCGGCCTGCTGGCTGTGCGCGTCCACGTCCGCCCGGAGGACGCGGCCGCCCGGGCCGGACCCATCGACGGCGGCGAGGTCGACGCCTTCTTCGCGGGCGTACCGCCGCGTGCTCGGCGCCGCGAACACGCGCTCGTCGCTGGTCTGCGTGGCTGTCGACTCGCCCGACGACGACGCACCGGTGTCCGCCGCATCCGCCGTTTCGCTTGCCTCTGCGGCGTCGTCGACCGGCGAGACGGCCGACTCGACGTTCTCGGCGTCCTCGGTCGATTCTTCGGACTCTCCGCCCGCGTCGGCAGTCGCGTCCGCCTCCGAGTCCGCCCCCTTCCCGACGGCGACCTGGTCGCTCGGCGGGTTCTCCGTCTCGAAGACGGCGATGACGTCGCCGACGGCGACGACGTCACCGGGTTCGGCGCGGAGTTCCAGCACCGTCCCCGCGACCGGGACGGGTATCTCCACGATGGCCTTGTCCGTCTCCACCTCGCAGAGCACGTCCGCCTCGTCGACGGCGTCGCCCTCCGCGACCAGCCACGTCTCTATCTCCGCTTCTGTCAGCCCCTCGCCGGGGTCGGGCATCCGGAACTCGAACTGTTGGTGTTCAGAACTCATAGCTCATCACCGCCTCGATGGCGTACTCTGCACGCTGTGCGTCCGGCAGGTACTCGTCCTCGATCTGGTTGCTCGGGAAGTGGACGTCGTAGCCGGTGGCGCGCTGGACCGGTGCGTGCAGCCGGTCGAACGCGTACTCGTTGATGACCGCGGTCAGTTCGGCGCCGAGGCCGAGCGTCCGCCGGGCCTCGTGGAACACCACGCAGCGCCCGGTCTTCTTCACGGAGTCGAGCACCGTCTCGACGTCGAGCGGACTCAGCGTCCGCAGGTCGACGATTTCCACGTCGGCGTCGACGCGGTCGGCGGCCACCTCGGCCTGGCGCACCATCGCGCCCCACGTGATGACCGTGAGGTCCTCGCCCTCGCGGGCGATGCGCGCCTCGTCCAGCGGCAGCGTGTACTCCTCGTCGGGGACGGGTTCGCGGTGGGTCCGGTAGAGCTTCTTGTGCTCCATGAACACCACGGGGTCGTCGTGGCGAACGCTCGCGGTGAGCAGCCCCTTCGCCTCCCGTGGCCCGCTCGGATAGACCACGCGGACCCCGGGCGTGTGGACGAGGTAGCTCTCCGTCGACTCGGAGTGGTACTCGCTGGACTTCACGCCGCCGCCACAGACCATCCGCACCGTCAGCGGGACGTCGATGGCGCCGCCGGAGCGCTCGTGCATCTTCGCCAGCGTGTACATGAACTGCCCGAACGCGGGGTAGAAGAACCCCATGAACTGTATCTCGGGAATCACGCGCTCGCCGCGCATCGCCATGCCGACGGCGGTCCCGAGAAGACCGTTCTCGGACAGCGGCGTGTCGATGACCCGGGCGTCGCCGAACTCGTCGATGAGGTCCTTGGTCGTCCGGTAGACGCCGCCGATGGGGCCGATGTCGTAGCCCAGCAGGCGGACGGAGTCGTCGTTGTGCATCTCCGCGGCGAGCGTCTCGTTGATGGTCTCCACGAGGTTGCGCTCGCTCGTCTCGCCGTCGACGTCCGCTGCGTCGCTCACTGGAACCCCTCCCCCGTCCAGTCGGTGAACGGGTTCTCGCCCTCGAGTTCGCGCTCGAGTTCGGCGCGCTGGTGGGACTGCTTCCAGGACTCTCCACGCAGGTGGTTGTCGAACATCCGCTGGGGGTCGGATTCGGGCACCTCGCGGGCAGCCTCGATGGCCGACGCGACCTCCTCGTCGGCCTCCGACTCGACGTCCTCGACGTCCGCCTCGGTGAGGACGCCCTCGTCGAGGAGGAAGGTCTCGAAGCGGTCGATGGGGTCGCGCTCTAACCAGTAGTCGCGCTGTTCCTCGTCCCGGTAGACGCTCGGTTCGTCCGCGGTGTTGTGTTCGACGATGCGGTAGGTGACGCACTCGATGAACGTCGGGCCGCCGCCGTTGCGGGCGCGCTCGACTGCGTTCCTGGCCGCCTCGTACACCGCGAAGATGTCGTTGCCGTCGACGCGCTCGTGGGGGACGCCGTACGCGTCGCCCTTCTGGGCGAACGTCTCGGAGGCCGTCTGGCGGTGTGCGGGCACCGAGATGGCCCACTGGTTGTTCTGGCAGATGAACACCGCTGGCACCTCGAAGACGCCCGCGAAATTGAGCGCGTCGTGGAAGTCGCCCTGGCTGGTCGACCCGTCGCCGACGAACGTTAGCGATACCGTGTCGCGGTCGTTGAGTTTGTCGGCGAGCGCGGAGCCGACGGTGTTCGGGAGGTTCGCGCCGAGGGGCACGTAGCCCGGCGAGAAGTTCACCGGCGGTTCCCTGGCGTCGTCCATCGGGAGGTGCTCGTCGATGGTCTCGGGTTCCGCGCCCATCAGGTTGGCTAGCTGCCGGTCGAGCGGGACGCCCCAGTAGACGAGCCCGGAGCGCTGTCGGTACAGCGGGAAACACCAGTCGCCGGGGGAGAGCGCTGCCGCCGCGCCGAGCGGCGTCGCCTCCTCGCCCCGACACCGGGAGATGATGCTCAGTTCACCGCTCCGCTGGAGGCGGAGCGCCCTGTCCTCGAAGGCGCGCGTGAGCTTCATCGCCCAGTAGAGCTCCTTGAGCGCGTCGTCGTCGAGGTCTGGCGGGTCGCCGACGAGCGTCCCGTCGGGTGCCAGTACCCGGTGGAAATCTTCGGACGGCTGTTCTTCGGACCAGAGTGCCATGTCAAACCAACACAGTTCACCTGTCGCCTTAAAAATATGCAAGCCGGGGAAATTCGAACGGTACACACGCTGTCTGCCCGGCGGTCAGAGACCACTCGACTCCAGCAGGGCGCCACGACCTCTGGAAACGTGCGTCGTCCTGCTGGCGACCGAACGTGTCGTCCGCTCGCCACGCCGCCACAGCTATTTAGCCTCGTTCCGAGAACAGGACCCCCATGGAAGACGTCGAAGACCTGCCCGAGCTATCGTTCGCGGGCGTACAGACGTTCCTGAAGGCCGAACAGGCGACGGTCGAGGACATCGACGACGGGGCCGACGTCGGCGTGCTCGGCGTGCCGTTCGACGGCGCCGTCTCCCGGCAACCTGGCGCCCGCTTCGGACCGGCAGCGATCCGGGAAGCCAGCGCCTGGTACGCGTATCTCGGCGGCTACAAGGGCGGTGTGTTGAACGTCGAGACCGGCCAGACCGTCGACTACGGGGATATCGAGATTCGGGACTGCGGGGACGTGCCGACGGTGCCGACGAGCATCGAACGGACTCGCCCCCAGATCGAGGCGGCCGTGGAACTGGTAGCCGAGCAGACGTTCCCGCTCGTGCTCGGCGGCGACCACTACGTGACGTACCCATCCTTCCTCGGGTACGCGCGGAGCGTCGACGGCCCCGTCGGCGTCGTCCAGATCGACGCGCACAGCGACACCGTCGCGTCGAGCACGCTGTACGGCGAGCACTTCCACGGGTCACCGATGGCGCGCATCGACGAGACCGACTACGGCTCCTACGAGACCCACTCGATGGTTGGAATCCGGGGGTACGAGGGGCCGGAGTTCGCCGACCTCGTGGACGACCGCGACATCGACGTCCGGACCGCCCCGGAGGTCCACGAACGCGGCATCGAGGAGTGCGTCAGGGACGCCGTCGAGCACGCGACCGACGGCACGGACAGCGTCTACCTCACCGTCGACATCGACGGTGTGGACCCCGCCTACGCCCCCGGCACCGGGACGCCGGAGCCGGGCGGGCTGACGAGCGCGGACCTCCTCGAGGCGATGGACGTTCTGGGGGAGTACGACGAGATCGGCGCGATGGACCTGATGGAGGTCGCGCCGAAACTCGACCCGACGGAGTCCACGCAGCGACTCGCTGCGAACGCTATCGTCAGATTCCTCGAGGCGAGGTTCCTCGGCTGACCACCCGCCGCTGACCGCTTACCCTAGTTGTGTTCGAGAGAATGTGAGAATTGTTGTCGTCAAACGCATTGATAGCCCCACGGGCGATATCAGGTAGTTCGTTACGTACATACGTCTGTAATAGAAGGCAGGATAGCTGGTGAAATCGCCACCAGTATTTGACCAGAGCAAATCCTACATGGAGATGTCCCCAGTCTGCAGGTTCACCTCGATGATGTTGACGTACTCCTTGACGACGCGGGGGAGATCCTCCGTGAACCGCTCGTCCTGGAGTCGGCTCGTCGGCGCCGAGAGGCTGAGAGCCCCCAGTACGTCGCCGCTGGGACCGAGAATCGGGCTGCCGACCGCGCGGATGCCGAGCAGGTCCTCCTCGTCGTTCGCGGCGTACCCGCGTTCACGGACCGTCTCCAGTTCGGCTTTGAACTCCCCGAGGTCGGTGATGCTGTAGGGGGTGTGCTGGGGGAGGCCGTGCTGGTCGATGACTGCGTCGACGTCGTCCTCGTCGAACTCCGAGAGGATGGACTTCCCGGCGGCGGAGTAGTGGAGGTGTCGGTCCGTCTCCTCCCGGTTCTTCATGAAGAACTCTCTGCCGACGGCGCGGTCCCCGAAGGACTCGTAGAGGATCGACTCGAGGCCGTTCTCCTCGGTGATGAGGTGGACACACTCCCCTGACTCCACGGCGAGTTCGTCCACCTCGCCCTTCGCCGCGCGGTAGAGCGGGACGCTGTTCCGGACGTACTCCCCGAACGTGAGGAACGCGGGACCGAGCGCGTAGCTGTCCCCCCGGTGTTCCACGAAGCCGTGGTCGCGCAGCGTCGCGAGGTGGGTGTGGAGCGCGCCCTTCGAGAGGTCGATCTCCCCGGCCAACTCCGCGAGCGTCGCCCCGCCCATACTCCGGAGCGCTTCGAGAATCTGGAGCGCCTTGTCTACGGAGGCGATGGTCCGCTTCCCCCCGTCGTCTGTTGCCATGCTGCCCTATTCGTGCCGGCGCCCAAATAGGTTTTGACCATCACAAATTCCGTTCCTTCCCCAGGGCATAATCACTTACTGACTACCGAGAACAAGACTTAAGACCTATTTAGACAAATTCCGTGTATGAACAGGGAGACGGCCGAGCCCACAGCCGACCAGCGCTCCGGCGACGCGTCGGAAGCCTGGGTCGCAGCACACCAGGACGTCGCGGCCCCCAGCGAGTACTCACACGAGTTCGTCTGGGACGTCACCGGCGACGCCGAGGGGCCGTTCGTGACTGACCTCGACGGCAACGTCCTGATGGACTTCACGTGCCACATCGGCGCCGCGCCGCTCGGGTACAACAACCCCAAGGTTCTGGACAAACTCAGCGAGTTCGACCTCGTCGACCCGCTGAAGATCGCGGGCCAGGACTTCTACTTCGGCAGCGGCACCGTCGACGACCCGGAGTTCCCCGGGTCGACCCAGCTGATGCAGGAGCTCACCGAGCGGTCCAGCCAGTACGGCATGGACACGGTGTTCCTCTCGAACTCCGGCGCGGAGGCCATCGAGAACGCGATGAAGGTGGCCTACGACTACTGCGACGCCCCCAAGTACGGCATCACGTTCACGGGGGCGTTCCACGGTCGGACCTTTGGCGCGCTGTCGCTGACGAGAGCCAAGAGCGTCTACACGCGAAAGTTCCCGGAGCTGTCGGGCATCCGGGAGGTGCCGTTCTGCGCCTGCGAGGGCGACTGCACGTGCGGGTTCTGGGCGGGCGGCCAGTCGCGACTGGAGACCCTCCTCGGGCCGGGCGGCCACGTCGACCCGAACGAGGTCGCGTTCCTCGTGATCGAACCGATCCAGGGCGTCGGCGGCTACCGGTTCCCGAGCGACGAGTTCGCGCGCGAGGTCGGCCGCGTCTCCGAGACGTACGACATCCCGCTCATCGTGGACGAGATTCAGACCGGCGTCGGTCGCTCCGGGTCGATGTGGGCCTCGGACCACTACCCGTTCGAACCAGACATCATCGCGGCCGGGAAGGCGCTGCGCGTCGGCGCGACCGTCGGCCGCTCGGAGCTGTTCCCCGACGAGAAGAACCGCCTCGGCTCCACGTGGGGCGGCGGCGACGTCATCGCCTCGATGCAGGGCGCGTTCACGCTCGAAGCCATCGACGAACACGACCTGCTGGCGAACGCGGAGACCCGCGGCGCAGCGCTCGTCGACTCGCTCGACACCCACCACGACTGCGTCGAGGACAGCCGTAACCTCGGGCTGCTCGCGGCGGTCGACTACGATACGAAGGAACGGCGCGACGCCGTCGTGGCGGCGGCACTGGACCGCGGTCTGCTCACGCTGGGCTGTGGTACCCGGACGCTGCGCCTGCTCCCGCCACTGGACGTCACCGAGCGCGAGGTCGACCTCGGGACCTCGCTGCTGAACGACGCCGTCGCGGAGGTCGCCGATGACTGACGCACCCGACGTCGTCGTCCTCCGCGAGGGGACGGAGGGCCTGGACATGGCCGACTACGCGGACGCCATCCGCGAGCGCCTGCCGGACGCCGACGTCCGCCACGCCCGCACCCCTCACGAGGAGCGCGAACTCGTCCAG
Encoded proteins:
- a CDS encoding transcriptional regulator, which translates into the protein MATDDGGKRTIASVDKALQILEALRSMGGATLAELAGEIDLSKGALHTHLATLRDHGFVEHRGDSYALGPAFLTFGEYVRNSVPLYRAAKGEVDELAVESGECVHLITEENGLESILYESFGDRAVGREFFMKNREETDRHLHYSAAGKSILSEFDEDDVDAVIDQHGLPQHTPYSITDLGEFKAELETVRERGYAANDEEDLLGIRAVGSPILGPSGDVLGALSLSAPTSRLQDERFTEDLPRVVKEYVNIIEVNLQTGDISM
- a CDS encoding 2-oxoacid dehydrogenase, with the protein product MALWSEEQPSEDFHRVLAPDGTLVGDPPDLDDDALKELYWAMKLTRAFEDRALRLQRSGELSIISRCRGEEATPLGAAAALSPGDWCFPLYRQRSGLVYWGVPLDRQLANLMGAEPETIDEHLPMDDAREPPVNFSPGYVPLGANLPNTVGSALADKLNDRDTVSLTFVGDGSTSQGDFHDALNFAGVFEVPAVFICQNNQWAISVPAHRQTASETFAQKGDAYGVPHERVDGNDIFAVYEAARNAVERARNGGGPTFIECVTYRIVEHNTADEPSVYRDEEQRDYWLERDPIDRFETFLLDEGVLTEADVEDVESEADEEVASAIEAAREVPESDPQRMFDNHLRGESWKQSHQRAELERELEGENPFTDWTGEGFQ
- a CDS encoding pyruvate dehydrogenase; its protein translation is MSDAADVDGETSERNLVETINETLAAEMHNDDSVRLLGYDIGPIGGVYRTTKDLIDEFGDARVIDTPLSENGLLGTAVGMAMRGERVIPEIQFMGFFYPAFGQFMYTLAKMHERSGGAIDVPLTVRMVCGGGVKSSEYHSESTESYLVHTPGVRVVYPSGPREAKGLLTASVRHDDPVVFMEHKKLYRTHREPVPDEEYTLPLDEARIAREGEDLTVITWGAMVRQAEVAADRVDADVEIVDLRTLSPLDVETVLDSVKKTGRCVVFHEARRTLGLGAELTAVINEYAFDRLHAPVQRATGYDVHFPSNQIEDEYLPDAQRAEYAIEAVMSYEF
- a CDS encoding agmatinase; the encoded protein is MEDVEDLPELSFAGVQTFLKAEQATVEDIDDGADVGVLGVPFDGAVSRQPGARFGPAAIREASAWYAYLGGYKGGVLNVETGQTVDYGDIEIRDCGDVPTVPTSIERTRPQIEAAVELVAEQTFPLVLGGDHYVTYPSFLGYARSVDGPVGVVQIDAHSDTVASSTLYGEHFHGSPMARIDETDYGSYETHSMVGIRGYEGPEFADLVDDRDIDVRTAPEVHERGIEECVRDAVEHATDGTDSVYLTVDIDGVDPAYAPGTGTPEPGGLTSADLLEAMDVLGEYDEIGAMDLMEVAPKLDPTESTQRLAANAIVRFLEARFLG
- a CDS encoding acyl-CoA dehydrogenase, yielding MEYGDSDQAKEVAERTRKFVDEVVVPVERELLGGEPATETQVAALREEAREWDVYAPQLSTEYGGMGLDFRDMLPVFEQAGRSLVAMDAMRVAAPDEGNMHLLELVGTDEQKDRWLEPLAAGDIRSGFCMTEPLDGAGSDPKMIRTTARKDGDEWVIDGHKWWTTQGTEADVLIVFARSDPDAHPYEGCSTFLVPKDTDGVDVVRDIPHVGGSVAGVSHAEITFDGVRVPEENLLGDLHEGFQNVQLRLGPARLTHCMRYTGMGQRSLDIAKAYASERQAFDGPLSEKQDLRYRVADAETRLHAVRTMVRHAAERIAEGEQARVPVSMCKVFAANTVQDAIDLSLQVCGGNGIGKDLPIADFYENVRQFRIIDGADEVHKRVIARDAFDDVDSWELEGVTRYGDPVTRR
- a CDS encoding 4-aminobutyrate aminotransferase, with translation MNRETAEPTADQRSGDASEAWVAAHQDVAAPSEYSHEFVWDVTGDAEGPFVTDLDGNVLMDFTCHIGAAPLGYNNPKVLDKLSEFDLVDPLKIAGQDFYFGSGTVDDPEFPGSTQLMQELTERSSQYGMDTVFLSNSGAEAIENAMKVAYDYCDAPKYGITFTGAFHGRTFGALSLTRAKSVYTRKFPELSGIREVPFCACEGDCTCGFWAGGQSRLETLLGPGGHVDPNEVAFLVIEPIQGVGGYRFPSDEFAREVGRVSETYDIPLIVDEIQTGVGRSGSMWASDHYPFEPDIIAAGKALRVGATVGRSELFPDEKNRLGSTWGGGDVIASMQGAFTLEAIDEHDLLANAETRGAALVDSLDTHHDCVEDSRNLGLLAAVDYDTKERRDAVVAAALDRGLLTLGCGTRTLRLLPPLDVTEREVDLGTSLLNDAVAEVADD
- a CDS encoding dienelactone hydrolase → MSSEHQQFEFRMPDPGEGLTEAEIETWLVAEGDAVDEADVLCEVETDKAIVEIPVPVAGTVLELRAEPGDVVAVGDVIAVFETENPPSDQVAVGKGADSEADATADAGGESEESTEDAENVESAVSPVDDAAEASETADAADTGASSSGESTATQTSDERVFAAPSTRRYAREEGVDLAAVDGSGPGGRVLRADVDAHSQQAATTETGSEAGQPAPPSSGAAASEAEGEDADAHGEVVRRPLSGLRETIAENMVESKQTIPHVTSGFEADATELVALKERLDEKLDAPVSYTALVMKAVVPALQEFPTLNATIDDEAGEIVEKRYYNLGVATHTDDGLMVPVVHDVDRKSVAELSTELGDLAERTRERSVDASDLRGGTFTVTNTGSHSEHGTFGTPIIRHPEVAILGMSRIQNKPVAVDDTEMEVRKVLPLTLSFDHRLVDGVTAAQFAEYVIEAIEDADVLVSRL